A region from the Arachis ipaensis cultivar K30076 chromosome B01, Araip1.1, whole genome shotgun sequence genome encodes:
- the LOC107608853 gene encoding uncharacterized protein LOC107608853, which translates to MEVMKDEDEDVNKSDEEPPKVKGPKRKTLLEEPLPIPFPTLAKKAKKHEELNPNMVEVFKKVKVTVPLFQAIQQVSKYAKFLKDVCTHKDKLGNLNTKPVDDSISSLLPEKCNDPGPCLVTCLIGGMKFMDFMYDLGACVSIMPLSVYERLNLSPLKRSGVRFVKADKRIVSIVEIAENVLVNIQGLLFAVDFHILETPPIDSNKPSFIHLGRPFLKTARFKLDAHSGVYFFESYGKLVKFTLEESNKPVLEAYSSFGCDIIEDQVIEDGKEQEQEDVARKSNSKDHTQPKNAKELEIFLLGEVSK; encoded by the coding sequence ATGGAGGTGatgaaggatgaagatgaagatgttaACAAAAGTGACGAAGAACCACCCAAGGTCAAGGGGCCAAAGAGAAAGACCTTGCTTGAAGAGCCTTTGCCCATTCCATTCCCAACTTTAGCCAAGAAGGCCAAGAAACATGAAGAGCTTAACCCCAATATGGTTGAAGTTTTTAAGAAGGTTAAAGTCACCGTTCCCCTCTTCCAAGCCATTCAACAAGTGTCCAAATATGCCAAGTTCCTTAAAGATGTTTGCACTCACAAGGACAAGCTTGGCAACCTCAATACAAAGCCGGTAGATGATTCTATCTCTTCTTTACTTCCTGAAAAATGTAATGATCCGGGCCCATGTTTGGTCACTTGCTTAATTGGTGGGATGAAATTCATGGACTTTATGTATGATCTGGGGGCATGCGTAAGCATTATGCCACTCTCCGTTTATGAAAGATTGAATTTGTCACCCCTAAAGAGGTCCGGAGTGAGGTTTGTGAAAGCCGATAAAAGGATTGTGTCAATTGTGGAGATTGCAGAGAATGTGCTAGTTAATATTCAAGGATTGCTCTTTGCTGTTGATTTTCACATTTTGGAGACCCCTCCCATTGACTCTAACAAGCCATCGTTCATACAccttggaaggccattcttaAAGACGGCCCGGTTCAAGCTAGATGCACATTCGGGAGTCTATTTTTTCGAGTCATATGGCAAGTTGGTCAAGTTCACTTTGGAGGAGTCCAACAAGCCTGTTCTTGAAGCTTATTCTAGTTTTGGGTGCGACATTATTGAAGATCAAGTGATTGAGGATGGGAAGGAGCAAGAACAAGAGGATGTTGCTAggaagtcaaattcaaaggatcaCACTCAACCAAAAaatgccaaggagttggagatcTTCCTCCTTGGTGAAGTTTCCAAGTGA